Proteins found in one Saccharopolyspora phatthalungensis genomic segment:
- a CDS encoding alpha-hydroxy acid oxidase, whose translation MSDRGPFALSFRPRGGAGGWGPGSRVGPEARRKRWMPTLTDVERRARRRVPGFAFDFVDGGTGEDLGVRRNRAALDGIEILPRYGEITPPKTEVTLFGDTYASPTGIAPTGLDGLAWPDATRRLATTARAANIPYIAGTLASASIEEVAQLCPGQVWFQLYGMPRDEHRVTFDLVRRADEAGAKALVVAVDAPVRSKRPRDLRHGLVVPFRPSVRTAFQVATAPAWALEAARTRIPVFGNIGRYLGAEPTLSEVAGFVQNELRGGFSWEDIAALRQAWPRSLVVKGILHPADAERAVELGADGVLVSNHGGRQSDAVPPAVDVLPAIARRVDGAATVLFDSGIRSGLDAARALALGADGTFCGRAYLLGLAAAGASGSDYVASMLSEELKTAMGQLGAPSLKALRGLDVRHPTAWN comes from the coding sequence TTGAGCGACCGAGGCCCCTTCGCGCTGAGCTTCCGGCCGCGCGGCGGCGCGGGCGGCTGGGGGCCGGGCAGTCGGGTCGGTCCGGAAGCGCGCCGGAAGCGGTGGATGCCCACGCTGACCGACGTCGAGCGCCGCGCCCGGCGGCGGGTGCCGGGGTTCGCCTTCGACTTCGTCGACGGCGGTACCGGCGAGGACCTGGGCGTCCGGCGCAACCGGGCGGCGCTCGACGGAATCGAGATCCTGCCCCGCTACGGCGAGATCACCCCGCCGAAGACCGAAGTGACGCTGTTCGGCGACACCTACGCCAGCCCCACCGGCATCGCGCCCACCGGCCTGGACGGGCTGGCCTGGCCCGACGCCACCCGCCGGCTGGCGACCACCGCCCGCGCGGCCAACATTCCCTACATCGCGGGAACGTTGGCATCGGCGTCCATCGAAGAGGTCGCACAGTTGTGCCCGGGTCAGGTGTGGTTCCAGCTCTACGGGATGCCACGCGACGAACACCGGGTGACCTTCGACCTGGTGCGCCGTGCCGACGAGGCCGGGGCCAAGGCGCTCGTCGTGGCGGTCGACGCACCAGTGCGGTCAAAGCGGCCCCGGGACCTGCGGCACGGACTGGTGGTGCCGTTCCGGCCCTCGGTGCGCACCGCGTTCCAGGTGGCCACGGCTCCCGCGTGGGCGCTGGAGGCGGCTCGCACCCGCATCCCGGTGTTCGGCAACATCGGTCGTTACCTCGGCGCCGAGCCGACGCTGTCCGAAGTCGCCGGCTTCGTCCAGAACGAGCTGCGCGGCGGGTTCAGCTGGGAAGATATCGCTGCGCTGCGGCAGGCTTGGCCGAGATCGCTTGTGGTGAAAGGCATTCTGCATCCGGCGGATGCGGAGCGGGCCGTCGAGCTGGGTGCGGACGGGGTGTTGGTGTCCAACCACGGTGGTCGGCAGTCCGATGCGGTGCCGCCGGCGGTCGATGTCCTACCGGCCATCGCGCGGCGGGTCGACGGGGCCGCGACGGTGCTGTTCGACAGCGGCATCCGCTCCGGGCTCGACGCGGCACGTGCTCTCGCCCTCGGCGCGGACGGCACGTTCTGCGGGCGGGCGTACCTGCTTGGGCTGGCCGCCGCGGGAGCGTCCGGCTCGGACTACGTCGCGTCGATGCTGTCGGAGGAGTTGAAGACGGCGATGGGGCAGCTCGGCGCGCCCTCCTTGAAGGCATTGCGTGGACTCGATGTCCGGCACCCGACGGCGTGGAACTGA
- a CDS encoding UbiD family decarboxylase produces MGSTDAALPVGADLRTWLARLQATGRLSLARPGARLRFEVAGIANRLDGTSASLFPKPDGHPVPVVSGLLSQRAWMAEALGVGEGELVERFQDACRNPIPTVESTADASCQEVMHHEVDLAELLPIPTHNEHDHGAYITAGLLIARRRDTGVQNVSIHRLQISGPNRLGALLLPRHTLAFFQENEAAGADLDIAIVIGVDPLTLMASQAAVPIDHDELEIAGALRGAPLPVVKCVTNDVRVPANAEIVLEGRLLARVREPEGPFGEFPQYYGERAERHVIELSAVTHRQSPLYHTIVGGGLEHLLLGCIPREGSFLSHLRSTFPCVRAVHLPQGGVCRYHLYVQVHRPAPGEVKNVILGALGTHYDIKHVTVVDSDVDVFDPAEVEWAVATRFQADRDLVVVPGTQGSKLDPSTTDGIGAKMGLDATVPPGATGMRFTRIRVPGETDLDIEELTGPAPVDWQAACR; encoded by the coding sequence ATGGGATCTACAGACGCGGCGCTGCCGGTCGGTGCGGACCTCAGGACGTGGCTGGCCCGATTGCAGGCCACCGGGCGGCTTTCGCTGGCGCGGCCGGGTGCCCGGTTGCGCTTCGAAGTCGCCGGTATCGCCAACCGGCTCGATGGCACCAGCGCGTCGCTGTTCCCGAAACCGGACGGGCACCCGGTACCGGTCGTGTCCGGGCTGCTGTCGCAGCGGGCGTGGATGGCCGAGGCCCTGGGCGTCGGCGAGGGCGAACTCGTGGAGCGGTTCCAGGACGCGTGCCGGAATCCGATCCCTACCGTCGAATCCACTGCGGACGCGTCATGTCAAGAGGTGATGCACCACGAGGTGGACCTGGCGGAACTGCTGCCGATACCCACCCACAACGAACACGATCACGGCGCCTACATCACCGCCGGACTGCTGATCGCCAGGCGCCGGGACACCGGCGTGCAGAACGTGTCGATCCATCGCTTGCAGATCAGCGGCCCGAACCGACTGGGCGCACTGCTGCTTCCCCGGCACACCCTCGCGTTCTTCCAGGAGAACGAGGCCGCGGGCGCGGACCTCGACATCGCGATCGTCATCGGCGTCGACCCGCTCACCCTGATGGCGTCGCAGGCCGCGGTGCCGATCGACCACGACGAACTGGAGATCGCCGGCGCCCTGCGCGGCGCCCCGTTGCCGGTGGTCAAGTGCGTGACGAATGACGTGCGCGTCCCGGCCAACGCCGAGATCGTCCTGGAGGGCCGGTTGCTGGCCAGGGTGCGTGAACCGGAGGGCCCGTTCGGCGAATTCCCGCAGTACTACGGCGAACGAGCCGAACGGCACGTCATCGAGCTCTCCGCCGTGACTCATCGGCAATCGCCGCTCTACCACACGATCGTCGGCGGCGGACTGGAACACCTGCTGCTTGGCTGCATCCCACGGGAAGGCTCCTTCCTGTCGCACCTGCGAAGCACCTTCCCGTGCGTGCGGGCCGTGCATCTGCCGCAGGGTGGCGTCTGCCGTTACCACTTGTACGTGCAGGTGCATCGGCCCGCACCGGGCGAGGTCAAGAATGTCATCCTCGGTGCGCTGGGGACGCACTACGACATCAAACACGTGACGGTGGTCGACTCCGACGTCGACGTGTTCGACCCGGCGGAGGTCGAGTGGGCGGTCGCCACCCGGTTCCAGGCCGACCGCGACCTGGTGGTGGTGCCCGGCACGCAGGGTTCCAAACTCGATCCTTCCACCACGGACGGTATCGGGGCGAAGATGGGGCTCGATGCGACCGTCCCGCCCGGGGCGACCGGCATGCGGTTCACCAGAATCCGGGTGCCCGGCGAGACGGACCTCGACATCGAGGAATTGACCGGTCCGGCACCAGTGGACTGGCAGGCAGCGTGCCGGTGA
- a CDS encoding LysR family transcriptional regulator, protein MVELRQLTYFVCLYREGTMTRAAQRLNIVQPAVSSQIAKLESELGQTLFERGPKGMTPTQAGEEAYQLFAPLLDQIADARQALMGNRGQISGQVRVGLIASATNDALSSTLAYFVDQHPEVEIHVTSGFSMELVNAVRSGALDCAVINQNFSQDDLHCREIVNEELMVALGAQTRLPTENPVPLYALSGLKLVLPSRRHGLRIVIEDVLRGHSIELRPRLELDDLSVIENFLRRTDWVSILPVTLVQRGVADGGLRVHSLAAPGIHRRMICVRDRRRPMSAAEFLFIDVLSRKLTALRNAAMSYSEEPVVKGTNVEL, encoded by the coding sequence ATCGTCGAACTGCGCCAACTGACGTACTTCGTCTGCCTCTACCGCGAGGGCACGATGACCCGCGCCGCGCAGCGGCTCAACATCGTCCAGCCCGCGGTGTCGTCCCAGATCGCCAAGCTGGAAAGCGAGCTCGGCCAGACGCTGTTCGAGCGCGGCCCCAAGGGCATGACACCGACGCAGGCGGGGGAGGAGGCATACCAGCTCTTCGCCCCGCTGCTCGACCAGATCGCCGACGCGCGACAGGCGCTGATGGGCAACCGCGGCCAGATCAGCGGCCAGGTCCGGGTGGGACTCATCGCGTCGGCGACCAACGATGCGCTGTCCAGCACGCTCGCGTACTTCGTCGACCAGCATCCGGAGGTCGAGATCCACGTGACCTCGGGCTTCAGCATGGAACTGGTCAACGCGGTGCGCAGCGGCGCACTGGACTGCGCGGTCATCAACCAGAACTTCAGCCAGGACGATCTGCATTGCCGGGAGATCGTCAACGAGGAACTGATGGTCGCCCTCGGGGCACAGACGCGGCTGCCGACCGAGAACCCCGTGCCGCTCTATGCGCTCAGCGGACTCAAGCTGGTGCTGCCGTCCCGCAGACACGGGCTTCGCATCGTCATCGAGGACGTGCTGCGCGGCCACTCGATCGAACTGCGTCCGCGACTTGAGCTGGACGACCTGTCGGTGATCGAGAACTTCCTGCGGCGTACCGACTGGGTGTCGATCCTGCCCGTGACGCTGGTCCAGCGGGGCGTGGCCGACGGGGGACTGCGCGTTCACTCGCTGGCCGCGCCCGGAATCCACCGCAGGATGATCTGCGTGCGGGATCGGCGTCGACCGATGTCCGCCGCCGAGTTCCTGTTCATCGACGTGCTCAGCCGCAAACTCACCGCGCTGCGCAACGCCGCGATGTCCTATTCGGAAGAGCCTGTCGTGAAGGGCACCAATGTCGAACTATGA
- a CDS encoding UbiX family flavin prenyltransferase — MSNYEHKPRLVVGISGASGVVYGVRLLELLRDTPVETHLVVSKAARMTLAYETDLSFAAVQALADVCYPNNDVGAAIASGSLRTMGMIVAPCSVKSMSEIASGTTGSLLARAADVVLKERRKLVLMVRETPLHRNHLRTMTELSELGAVIAPPVPAFYAKPKTLDELVDHTVGRVLDQFDIDVGTVHRWRDSQPPSPFADSGPQWLDGDRNAL; from the coding sequence ATGTCGAACTATGAGCACAAGCCAAGGCTTGTCGTGGGGATCTCCGGTGCTTCCGGCGTGGTGTACGGCGTCCGGTTGCTGGAGCTATTGCGGGACACGCCAGTGGAGACGCACCTCGTCGTCTCGAAAGCCGCCCGGATGACCTTGGCCTACGAGACGGACTTATCTTTCGCCGCGGTGCAAGCGCTCGCGGATGTCTGCTACCCCAACAACGATGTCGGCGCGGCCATCGCGAGCGGATCGTTGCGCACGATGGGCATGATCGTGGCGCCATGCTCGGTCAAGTCGATGTCCGAGATAGCCTCGGGCACCACCGGTAGCCTGCTGGCCCGGGCGGCCGACGTGGTGCTCAAGGAACGGCGCAAGCTGGTGCTGATGGTGCGGGAAACGCCACTGCATCGCAACCACCTGCGGACCATGACCGAACTCAGCGAACTCGGCGCCGTGATCGCACCACCGGTGCCCGCGTTCTACGCCAAGCCGAAGACGCTGGACGAACTGGTCGACCACACGGTCGGCCGGGTCCTGGACCAGTTCGACATCGACGTGGGCACGGTCCACCGCTGGCGAGACAGCCAGCCGCCATCGCCATTTGCCGACAGCGGACCACAATGGCTCGACGGAGACCGCAACGCGTTATAG